The genomic region TATATCTTATCTTTTTTAAGATATTTCCTTTTTTAACCTCTATCCCTTCCATCTTAATGGCTGTATTTAATTCTTCAAACAATATCGGAATAAGTCTTAAACTTAAGTGAAGAATTAAGATTATGTCTTGTATCGGTATCTTGATTTTTTTTAAGGGAGTTAATAAATATTCTAATCCATGACATAAATCTACGGAAGAAGTGGTTAGTCCTAAAACTGAAACCCATAGAATTAAAACTACCAATTTTACACTAAATAATGTTCCTGAATATAACCGTTGATTTAAAGAATATTCTTGAGGAGCAATAAGATAGATTAGAAATGTAAATATCAAAAACCATTTCAAAAATCGCAATTGAACAAAAATATCTTTTAGTTGTAATTGTGTTAAAATAATCATTAATAACAAAATGAAAATTATTACCCCT from bacterium harbors:
- a CDS encoding energy-coupling factor transporter transmembrane protein EcfT, with the translated sequence MPERLQKEAHKVKIEQYIPGNSVIHSLDPRAKLIMIVTALLFTVLADNFTTLGVIIFILLLMIILTQLQLKDIFVQLRFLKWFLIFTFLIYLIAPQEYSLNQRLYSGTLFSVKLVVLILWVSVLGLTTSSVDLCHGLEYLLTPLKKIKIPIQDIILILHLSLRLIPILFEELNTAIKMEGIEVKKGNILKKIRYIIPAMVLLFKNSFQRADELAVVLESSGDQIIKNRTKKLKMAKKDYLFLAVIGIILVIGNW